One Halococcus hamelinensis 100A6 genomic window, GTCATCGGCGTCTATCTCCTCATCGTCATCGGCGCGACGACGGCGCTCACCAACGCCGCCGGGGCGTGTTCGACGTGGCCGGCCTGCGGTACGAACCTCGACGACACCCAGCTCTTGATCGCGTGGGGCCACCGGATCGCCGCCCTCGTGGTCGGGCTGGTAGTGCTCGCGGCGGTCGTCGCCGCGTGGCGCTCCGAGGTCCCCGGTCGGGCGAAGGCCGCGCTCGTGGTGCCGCTCGTCGGCTACCCGGTCCAGATCGGCATCGGCGGGCTCGCCGCCACCACCACCCTCGGCTGGATCACGAACCTCCACCTCCTGTTCGGGATGGCTATCTTCGCCGCCCTCGTCGCCGCGCTCGCGTGGACCCTCGAAACCATCCCCGAGCGCTCGCCGGTCGATTCGTCCACCGCGGAAACCCCGGCAACCGCCGAACCCGCCACCGAACCGCCCGCGACGGCCGCCGAACCGACCCCCTCACCCGAGACCGCCGCTGCCACCGATACGACGGCCCGAGCGGGACGGCTCTCGCGACTCAAGACGCTCGCAGGGGCGTACTTCCAGTTGATGAAGCCACGGCTGATGTGGCTGCTGTGTCTCGTCGCGGCCGCCGGGATGGCGCTCGCGGCGGGGCCCGCGCTCGACGCCCGCACCGTCGTCTCGGTGTTGCTCGGCGGCGTGCTCGCGATCGGCGCGAGCGGCACGTTCAACCACGTCCTCGAACGCGAC contains:
- a CDS encoding heme o synthase gives rise to the protein MTLDSSTGRERVTTLLALAVIGVYLLIVIGATTALTNAAGACSTWPACGTNLDDTQLLIAWGHRIAALVVGLVVLAAVVAAWRSEVPGRAKAALVVPLVGYPVQIGIGGLAATTTLGWITNLHLLFGMAIFAALVAALAWTLETIPERSPVDSSTAETPATAEPATEPPATAAEPTPSPETAAATDTTARAGRLSRLKTLAGAYFQLMKPRLMWLLCLVAAAGMALAAGPALDARTVVSVLLGGVLAIGASGTFNHVLERDIDRRMNRTADRPLATDEVGVRNATVFGVLLAVASLAVFSTVNLLAAALGLCAILFYSVVYTLVLKPNTVQNTVLGGAAGALPALIGWVGVTGKIGVPGLALAGVIFLWTPAHFYNLALAYKDDYERADFPMMPVVRGDRLTRKHIVWYLAATLLGASVLSAVTSLGWLYAGVTVAFGGLFLWAVVGLHREQTEKAAFRAFHASNAYLGALLFAIVIDAILL